The following proteins are encoded in a genomic region of Gemmatimonadetes bacterium SCN 70-22:
- a CDS encoding peptidase M20, producing MPALDSYIASNSDRFRRELFDFLRIPSVSARSEHAGDVARAAEWLRSEMARLGLEASIHPTAGHPVVLGEWRKAGAEARTIVIYGHYDVQPAEPLDLWESPPFEPTLRDGKIFARGAVDDKGQLYLHLKAIESYLAAHGALPVNVVVLAEGEEEVGSEHLAPFVEAHAERLACDGVVISDSPMFAPGLPSVLSSLRGLAYFQIDVEGATTDLHSGSYGGAVANPAMALARILATFHDADGRVAIPGFYDVVRAWDPAVRAQMRALPFDEGAFLRETGAPSLGGEAGYTTLERIWTRPTCEVNGLLSGYTGEGAKTVLPARAMAKVSCRLVPDQDPETVERLLEAHVAAVQPPGVTVTVRALHGGKPWRGELSGVLFEAGCKALERAFGRAPVIVGEGGSIPVVHDFTRVLGAPVLLMGFGLPGENAHAPNEWMSDANYIGGIRAAAFLYDELARR from the coding sequence ATGCCCGCCCTCGACTCGTACATCGCCTCCAACAGCGACCGCTTCCGTCGCGAGCTGTTCGACTTCCTCCGCATCCCGTCGGTGAGCGCGCGTTCGGAGCATGCCGGCGACGTGGCGCGGGCCGCCGAGTGGTTGCGCAGCGAGATGGCGCGCCTCGGGTTGGAGGCGAGCATTCACCCCACCGCCGGGCACCCGGTGGTCCTCGGGGAGTGGCGAAAGGCGGGGGCGGAGGCGCGCACGATCGTGATCTATGGGCACTACGACGTGCAGCCGGCGGAGCCGCTCGACTTGTGGGAGTCGCCGCCGTTCGAACCCACCCTGCGGGACGGGAAGATCTTCGCCCGGGGGGCGGTCGACGACAAGGGACAGCTCTACTTGCACCTGAAGGCGATCGAGTCGTACCTGGCGGCGCACGGCGCGCTCCCCGTGAATGTCGTCGTCCTCGCCGAGGGCGAGGAGGAGGTCGGAAGCGAGCACCTGGCCCCGTTCGTCGAGGCGCACGCGGAGCGCCTCGCCTGCGACGGCGTGGTCATCTCGGACTCTCCGATGTTCGCCCCGGGGCTTCCGTCGGTCCTCTCGTCGCTGCGCGGCCTCGCCTACTTCCAGATCGACGTGGAGGGGGCCACCACCGACCTGCACTCGGGGAGCTACGGCGGGGCCGTGGCGAACCCGGCCATGGCGCTGGCCCGCATCCTCGCGACGTTCCACGACGCCGACGGACGGGTGGCGATCCCGGGCTTCTACGACGTCGTGCGCGCGTGGGATCCCGCCGTGCGCGCGCAGATGCGGGCGCTCCCCTTCGACGAGGGTGCGTTCCTGCGCGAGACGGGGGCGCCGTCGTTAGGCGGGGAGGCGGGGTACACGACCCTGGAGCGCATCTGGACCCGCCCGACCTGCGAGGTGAACGGCCTCCTGAGCGGCTACACCGGCGAAGGAGCCAAGACGGTCCTCCCGGCCAGGGCGATGGCGAAGGTCAGCTGCCGCCTCGTCCCCGACCAGGACCCCGAGACGGTGGAGCGCCTGCTCGAGGCTCACGTCGCCGCGGTCCAGCCGCCGGGAGTCACCGTCACGGTGCGCGCGTTGCACGGCGGCAAACCGTGGCGCGGCGAGCTGTCCGGGGTCCTCTTCGAGGCGGGGTGCAAGGCGCTCGAGCGCGCATTCGGGCGCGCCCCGGTCATCGTGGGTGAAGGAGGATCGATCCCGGTCGTGCACGACTTCACGCGCGTCCTCGGCGCCCCCGTCCTCCTGATGGGATTCGGCCTCCCCGGCGAGAACGCCCACGCGCCGAACGAATGGATGAGCGACGCCAACTACATCGGGGGGATCCGGGCGGCGGCCTTTCTCTACGACGAACTCGCGCGTCGCTGA